The genomic stretch TTTGATCGGAGACTGCAAGAGCAGATTTTTCAAATTTTGCGCGAAGACTTTGATCGCCTGCTCTTCGGCCACTTCGGTCAGCATCGTGCGGATTTCCCGTTCGATCGAGGGAGCGATCAAGCGCTTGTAGCTGTCTTCCAATGCGGAGCGCAGATGCTCGCTGGCAGAAGTCGGCTTGTTCGGCAGGTGCATCTGTTCCAGCACGCGTTGGATGTCGCCTGTTGGTGCGATGATCGAGATGCGCAGCGCCTCTTCCTTTTCGCCGCGGTTCATCGCCAACACCCGATGCGGGGGGAGTTTCTCCAGCCGTTCCTCATGTTCCGCATACTGAGCGTACACGTCGCGCTCCTCATCGCCTTTGCCTGTGGCCGCACTTTTGATCGATCCTTTGCGGCGGGTCAGATCGCGGATCTTCTGCCGGGTCGGCGCATCGTCCGCCACTTCTTCCGCATAGATGTCGAGCGCGCCCTGCAAAGCCTCTTCCCCGCTCGCGACGCCTTTCTCCGCATCCACGTAGCGAGTCGCCTCTTGCAACACATCGCCGTGTCCCTCCGCGACCAGCCAGCTTTTGAGCGGTTCCAACCCTTTTTCCCGCGCCACGCTGGCTCGCGTTTTGCGCTTCGGACGGTAGGGGCGGTAGATGTCTTCCAATTCGGTCAGCGTCGTCGCTTGGGCGATCGCCGCCGCCAGCTCGTCGGTCATCTTCTCCTGCTCGCTGATCAGGCGGTGCACCTCCGCACGGCGTTCCGAGAGGTTGCGCAAGAACTGCAGACGCTCTTGGATGCTGCGGAGCTGGTTTTCATCCAATTCCCCCGTCATCTCCTTGCGGTAACGGGCGATAAACGGAATCGTATTGCCTTCATCGAGCAGCCCGGTTACAGCGCTCACCTGCTGTGGGCGGAGCTTGAGCTCACCTGCGATCACTTTGGAAAAATCGGTCATGAAAGTCCTCCTCTTGCCTTGCGTTTTCCTAATCTTATCTTTTCGTTTCGATCCCAGCTAATTCCTATCTCAGAGCCAACTGGGGATCGGAACGGACCACCTCGACAAATTCAACAAAAACGGCAGCGTCTCTCGTTACGCTGCCGTCCGTTTCTGCTGATGATACCATACGGCTAAGGCCAGCAGACTCGCCCCGCCCAAAAAACCGCCGACCACATCGCTTGGGTAATGCACGCCCAAATAGATACGCGACGTCCCGATCGAAAGCACCATCAGGATGCAGATCGTCAGGATCAAGGTGCGGACTTTGCGGTTCTCCACCTTCAGCCACGCGAGGAAGCCCAGCACCCCATACAGCGCAAACGCCGACATGGAGTGTCCGCTCGGAAAGGAGAAGCCGTCGGCGTGCACCAGCGGATTGAAATCGGGACGCATGCGCTGAAACACGTTTTTCAACAGATAATTGAACAGGCCCGACGAGATCACCACCGCCATAAAGAGGAGCAGTTCCATACGAGAAGTGCCCAGCTTATAAAGCAAAAACAGCGCTACGAGCGAAACGACCACCACCATGCCGCCGTTGCCGATCGCCGTAAACAACAGCATCACTTTGGTCATCAGTTCAGAGTGTAGCCCGGTGATAAACGCGATCACCGACTCGTCAAATCCATCCATATACTTGCCATCGGTCACTTGTGCGATCAACAGCAATCCGCACACCGAAAGCAAGCTGATATAAAAAGCTCGCGTCAATTTCATGTTGAGATTCATCCGTAGTATCACCCGCTCTTTCCACAGTGTCCTGTAGTAAATTATACGGACAAGCCGCGCAAAGAAAACCCCAGTTTGGAAATCTGAGATTTTTTGTCACTATTTAGGGAAATATTGTATGTCTCATAAATAGGCTGACCAGAGTGACCAGAGTGACCAGAGTGACCAGTGCGTCCTAAGCACCCTGAGCTACCTGAAACCGCTTTACCGAGTCTCCCCCACTTTGCCGCCACCAATTCTACGGCGGTTCTCGTACATGAAGTCGTACACTTCCTGCTTGGTCGGCAAGGCGGGAATCGCACCGAGGCGCGAGACGGTCAACGCCCCGACCGCATTGGCGTAGCGGGCCATCTCCTCGATTTCTTCGGAGATCGACAGCGAGTAGTCGAGCGACCGCCCTTGCACCCGATCGACCAATTGACGCAAAAAGCCTGCGACAAAGCCATCGCCAGCCCCGGTTGCATCGAGCAGTTTCGTGCGAAACGGCATCACGCGCGCCTGCAAGTTTTGCGTTTTATAAAAAACGCCTTTCTCAGCGAGCGTCACAAAGACGATCTTCGGCCCGAGCGCGAGCAGCTCGGCCGCCCCTTTTTCCAAATCGGTTGTGCCCGTCAGGAATTCCAACTCCTCTTCGCTGACTTTCAACAGATCGGACAGCGATGCGGTCTCCCGCACTTTTGCTTTGCCTTCCTCTTCTCGCCCGCGCCAGAGGCCGAGTCGGAAATTGACGTCAAAGGAAACGATCACGCCATGCGTGCGGGCCAGCTGTTGCGCTTTCACAGTCGCGCGGAACGCGTCTTGCAGCAGTTGGGTCACCGAGCCGATGTGGATGACGCGCGCCTGTTTGATCAGTTCTTCGCTGATGTCCGCTTCTTCGAGTAACATGTCGGCCGACGGATTTCGGTAAAAATGAAAGGAGCGATCGCCCGCCTCGTCGATCGCCACAAACGCCAGCCCCGTCTTGGCCTCCTGTGTGCGCACACAACCGGACGTGTCCACACCATGCGCTCGCAACGTCTCCAGCAAATAATCGCCGAACGGGTCGGCGCTAAATTTCCCTAAAAAAGCGGCGCGGCCGCCAAGCTTGGCCACACCGACCGCCACGTTGGCCGGAGCTCCGCCTGCCGCTTTTTGAAAACCGGGCACTTTGTCCAGCGTCACGCCCGTCTCCTGCGGCATAAAGTCGATGATCATCTCACCGATCGAAAGCACGTCGTACATCAAATAACCTCCGCATCGAGTTGTTACCAACCAAGATTCCACACATAGCCCAGCCCTGCGGCGCCGATGCCAATACAGGCAGAGGCGAGCACATAGGCTATCGCAAGGCCCGTTCTCCCGCGTTCCCAGAGCGTCACCGCTTCCACGCCAAACGTGGAAAACGTTGTGAACGCCCCTAGCACGCCGGTGCCAAGAAACCAGCGCAGCGTGCCTTCCGCTGTGACGGCGACCAAAAGACCCATACAAAACGACCCGAGCACATTGACCAGAAACGTGGGCAGCGGCCATGCCCCGCTCCACCGTTTGATGATCAACTGCCCGAGCCCATAGCGCAGCGGTGCGCCGAGCGCCCCGCCAAGCAGAACGGCTAGCCACGCCTCCATCAAGCACGCACCGTCCTTCTTGCTGCCAACCAGCCGCACCCGGCCAGGGCGATTCCACCGAGCAAACTGCCCCCGACATAGAGGAGTGCACTCCACCAGCGCTCCTGTTGCACAAAGGCCAGCGTCTCCACGCTAAACGTGGAGAAAGTCGTAAATCCGCCGAGGACGCCTGCCGATATGCCGATGCGAACCGCTTCTGGCAGTTTGCCCTTCACCGCCGTATAGGGCAGAAAAAAACCGAGCACGAGACAGCCGAGCCAATTGATGCCCATCGTGGTCCACGCGCCATACGGCAAAATTTCCCCTGCTGCCAAACGCAACATGGCGCCGAGCGCGCCGCCGACAAACAGTGCTGCATAGACCACGCTCGACGCCTCCCTCTAGTCTGCCGCTTTGACCGCTTTCCAGATCGTCCAGCGATCCTGCTCCAACACCTCTTGGATGCCGCGCTTGAACATCTGCTCCTGAATGTGGGCGACCAACTCCTGCAATTCCGGGTCGCTCAACTCATGCAAGATCGAGCGTCCCGTGCGGGTGAGCAGATCGGCGGCAAGATCTTCGAGATCTGAGTAGACCTTGCGCGTCTCCCACATCTCGTGCACCTCAAGTCCGGTAAACCCGGCCGCTTGCAGGCAAGAGAGCATCGTCTCGCTGGAATGACGGCGCTTGATTTCGCGTTCGATCAAGCGCGGGTATAGCTCAAAAAAGTAGCCGCGCAAATGATTTTCATTGCCCGGCATCAGACAGTCTTCCGGCGTGCGGTTTTGGATGAGCAACGTGCCGCCCGGACGCAAAATGCGCAACGCTTCGGCAAACGTCGCCGTCAGTTCTTCCGCTTTGATGTGATGAGTCAGCGCCCGTTTTAAGATCAGGTCGCACGATGCATCCGCCAGCCCCGTCACCTGCGCATCGCCGTTCTGGTACGTGATCTGCGGATAGCCTGCCGTCTGAGCGCGCGCCCCGGCCAGCATTTCTGCTGAAAAATCAATGCCGGTGACGCTCGCTGCCCCTAGATTTGCAAACGCCCGCGAATAGATACCGCCGCCACAGCCGATATCGACCGCATGTTTGCCGCGCACATCGACTAGCTTTTCAATCATGGCCGTCCACGAAACGTCCGCGTGACGGCGCGCATAGGTAAAGCGGTTTCTCTCCGCATGAAAATTGATCGCCATGATCGGTCCCCTCCACGTACTCCGATACTCACTTCCCTTGTGTATAGTTTACCACTTTTAGGAACAAAAAAGATACGGACATCTGTAGAAGATGTGCGTATCT from Tumebacillus algifaecis encodes the following:
- a CDS encoding phosphatase PAP2 family protein, which codes for MNLNMKLTRAFYISLLSVCGLLLIAQVTDGKYMDGFDESVIAFITGLHSELMTKVMLLFTAIGNGGMVVVVSLVALFLLYKLGTSRMELLLFMAVVISSGLFNYLLKNVFQRMRPDFNPLVHADGFSFPSGHSMSAFALYGVLGFLAWLKVENRKVRTLILTICILMVLSIGTSRIYLGVHYPSDVVGGFLGGASLLALAVWYHQQKRTAA
- a CDS encoding PfkB family carbohydrate kinase, with translation MYDVLSIGEMIIDFMPQETGVTLDKVPGFQKAAGGAPANVAVGVAKLGGRAAFLGKFSADPFGDYLLETLRAHGVDTSGCVRTQEAKTGLAFVAIDEAGDRSFHFYRNPSADMLLEEADISEELIKQARVIHIGSVTQLLQDAFRATVKAQQLARTHGVIVSFDVNFRLGLWRGREEEGKAKVRETASLSDLLKVSEEELEFLTGTTDLEKGAAELLALGPKIVFVTLAEKGVFYKTQNLQARVMPFRTKLLDATGAGDGFVAGFLRQLVDRVQGRSLDYSLSISEEIEEMARYANAVGALTVSRLGAIPALPTKQEVYDFMYENRRRIGGGKVGETR
- the crcB gene encoding fluoride efflux transporter CrcB, giving the protein MEAWLAVLLGGALGAPLRYGLGQLIIKRWSGAWPLPTFLVNVLGSFCMGLLVAVTAEGTLRWFLGTGVLGAFTTFSTFGVEAVTLWERGRTGLAIAYVLASACIGIGAAGLGYVWNLGW
- a CDS encoding fluoride efflux transporter FluC yields the protein MVYAALFVGGALGAMLRLAAGEILPYGAWTTMGINWLGCLVLGFFLPYTAVKGKLPEAVRIGISAGVLGGFTTFSTFSVETLAFVQQERWWSALLYVGGSLLGGIALAGCGWLAARRTVRA
- a CDS encoding class I SAM-dependent methyltransferase, coding for MAINFHAERNRFTYARRHADVSWTAMIEKLVDVRGKHAVDIGCGGGIYSRAFANLGAASVTGIDFSAEMLAGARAQTAGYPQITYQNGDAQVTGLADASCDLILKRALTHHIKAEELTATFAEALRILRPGGTLLIQNRTPEDCLMPGNENHLRGYFFELYPRLIEREIKRRHSSETMLSCLQAAGFTGLEVHEMWETRKVYSDLEDLAADLLTRTGRSILHELSDPELQELVAHIQEQMFKRGIQEVLEQDRWTIWKAVKAAD